The Mobula hypostoma chromosome 5, sMobHyp1.1, whole genome shotgun sequence region GATCCCTCCTCACCAACTCCAACAGTGACGATCCCTCCTCACCAACTCCAACACAGTGACGATCCCTCCTCACCAACTCCAACACAGTGacaatccctcctcaccaactCCCCAACACAGTGACGATCCCTCCTCACCAACTCCAACACAGTGacaatccctcctcaccaactCCAACACAGTGACGATCCCTCCTCACCAACTCCAACACAGTGacaatccctcctcaccaactCCCCAACACAGTGACGATCCCTCCTCACCAACTCCAACACAGTGACGATCCCTCCTCACCAACTCCAACACAGTGACGATCTCTCCTCACCACCTCCCCAACACAGTGACGATCCCTCCTCACCAACTCCAACACAGTGacaatccctcctcaccaactCCAACACAGTGACGATCCCTCCTCACCAACTCCAACACAGTGacaatccctcctcaccaactCCCCAACACAGTGACGATCCCTCCTCACCAACTCCCCAACACAGTGACGATCCCTCTTCATCACCTCCCCAACACAGTGACGATCCCTCCTCACCAACTCCAACACAGTGacaatccctcctcaccaactCCCCAACACAGTGACGATCCCTCCTCACCAACTCCCCAACACAGTGACGATCCCTCCTCATCACCTCCCCAACACAGTGACGATCCCTCCTCATCACCTCCCCAACACAGTGACGATCCCTCCTCACCAACTCCCCAACACAGTGACGATCCCTCCTCATCACCTCCCCAACACAGTGACGATCCCTCCTCACCAACTCCCCAACACAGTGACGATCCCTCCTCACCAACTCCAACACAGTGacaatccctcctcaccaactCCCCAACACAGTGacaatccctcctcaccaactCCCCAACACAGTGACGATCCCTCCTCATCACCTCCCCAACACAGTGACGATCCCTCCTCATCACCTCCCCAACACAGTGACGATCCCTCCTCACCAACTCCAACACAGTGacaatccctcctcaccaactCCAACACAGTGAcgatccctcctcaccacctccccaATACAGTGAcgatccctcctcaccacctccccaACACAGTGACGATCCCTCCTCACCAACTCCAACACAGTGACGATCCCTCCTCACCAACTCCAACACAGTGACGATCCCTCCCCAACACAGCTGTGATCCATTACTTCCTCCCCAACACTACGGtgatccctcctcactccctccaacaCCGCGaccatccctcctcaccaccacccTGACAACCGGCGATCCCTCCTGGTCTCCACAGCACCACGGCGATCCCTCACCACCCCAGCACAGTGGCGATCCCTACTCCCCTCCCCAACACCACCTCCAACACTTTGGCACTCCCTCAGCACCCGAGACTCCGCGGCGCTCCCTCATCTCCGCCCCACTACCCTGGCGCTCCCTCATCATCGCCTCCAACACCGCGGCGCTCCTTCACAATCACCCGTACCTCACCTGGACGCTGCTACCCACCTCCGTCGCCATTGCAGCCTCATCCGGGTGATCTGTCACCTCAGCGGAAAGACAACTGAAATTAACTACAGCTCCCAGCATTCCTCACCGCCATTCTGACGTAATGTCCGCCAGTTCTCTGGGACTCACGGCCTTCCTCGTTTCCCGTAGCCTGGGACTTTATTTTTGCTGCATCTCCACCCCTACTACCGGGGCTTTTCCGAGGCTGTCATATTACCCGACTTCAGCTCGGGTGCAGCAAAGAACTACAGCTGGCGTCCCTGGGAGAAGAGGCCTGTGAGTGGAGGTCCTGCGGCCGATAAAGCGCTGGGAGTGACGGCCAGTGTTCCGGATCCCTGCAGGGTAGTGAGACCCGGACTCGGGCCGCAGGAGTCCCCCCGGTTCGGGATCCCTGCAGGGCTGTGAGACCCGGACTCGGGCCGCAGGAGTTCCCCCGGTTCGGGATCCCTGCAGGGCTGTGAGACCCGGACTGGGGCCGCAGGAGTCCCCGCTGTTCGGGATCCCTCCAGGCCTGTGAGACCCGGACTCGGGCCGCAGGAGTTCCCCCGGTTCGGGATCCCTGCAGGGCTGTGAGATCAGGACTGGGGCCGCAGGAGTCCCCGCTGTTCGGGATCCCTGCAGGCCTGTGAGACCCGGACTGGGGCCGCAGGAGTCGCCCATATTCGGGCTCCCTCCAGGGCTGTGAGACCCGGACTGGGACCGCAGGAGTCACCCATATTCGGGCCCCCTCCAGGGCTGTGAGACCCGGACTGGGGCCGCAGGAGTCGCCCATATTCGGGCTCCCTCCAGGCCTGTGAGACCCGGACTGGGACCCCCTGGACTGGTCCCTCACGCTCGCTCCATTGAACCGAAGCCTCTGGccactggtgtccctcctccgGAGGCGTGGGAGTCCTCGCCATGAGCCACGGCcgtctgatccatttcacccggGCGGCGGACAAGGGGCAGGAGGAGGGCGACGAGCGGCGATCCCCCCGCCCCGGGCATCAACGGGGCCTGGACGGCGAGCAGGCGAAGAGTTTCTACGAGGGACTTCTGGCGTCCAGCGGCCAGGCCGCCTCCAGACCCAGACCCAGACCCAACCCGGTCCGTCAGCGCTCGGACGTGCGGAGGAGAGCGAGAGGATTTGCAGAGCACGCTTCCTACAGTGgtaagtttagaagagtgaggagggaggggaatctcattgaaaccgattggatattgaaaggactggggagagtgattgtggagaggatgtttccaaaagtggAGGTCTCTCACCATAGAGCACAGTCAGACAGAGATTCTGAAGGAGGGcctccgcccgaaacgtcgactgtttcagacatcccaccctgcaaaaactcatttcagggagatatcaccccccccccaacctccgcgacctccaagggtgcatgtatacaggacatttgattatcacaacaatttatttgctggaagtctcaacctcttaaaatatgtacttgtattatcatggaatcattttatttttattctattacgtacaactttaagcaagtctacagggagtttggcctcatcacgtaggacattaatagagtagctccttagcagctagccagctagtttaaataacgttagctatgctaatggacgaatgacacctgttaaactcacctcaacatgtcttttacattttaacccaccatgggcaatggagaagtcactgttgcaaacagtgaagcgagtaacactgtcattatttttttttacccctataggcagaggtacactttagtgtagtctggggtgaagtacgttttgtTTTGGAACACTGTGCCATagcgctgcaggacactaaactgaactgatggacaatgaaagagggaGATTGATTGTAAAGCTTGCCCATGGAGAAAACTGAttggtctacttagcacaaagagagaccaatcaggatgctctttctGTCACTCTCTCGCTGTGTCTGTTACTCCCTCCCGGGATatcgtatataatttgtgggcatcagggaaccactatcaatatgcaggagacccctggaacttccgggagaggtgggatgtctgctgtttacccttttctatagatgctgcctggcctgctcagttcctccagcattttgtgctgttGCTCAGtgtagaaggatgtccatttagaacagagaagagggagaatttcttcagccacagggtggtgaatctggaattcattgcggGGTCCGAAACGTCGAGTATACTGAAAGCAGAGCTTTATAGGCTCTTTATTTGTCGGGGTGTCCAtgagggtttgagagggataataaatcagtcatgatggaacggCGGTGaaggagcagactggatgggccgaacggcctgatTGTGCTGTTATGTCTTGTGGCAGAGGGCAGCGGTGGTCAGGCGGAGGGAGCGCAGAGGCGTGGACACCTGTTGCTGAAGGCGGCCCAGCACGGCGACCTGAGGACTCTCCGGAGGCTGCTGGAGAAGGGAGCCTGCGACATAAACTTCCGGGATGGCTTCTACTGGACCGCCACCATGTGCGCTGCTCACAGCGGACAGTCGGAGGCAGTGGGCTACCTGCTGGACAACGGGGCCGCCTGGATCGGGGTTTGCGATGCCGCTGGTCGCGACGCCCTGGACCTGGCCCGGCAGGCGGGGCATGCAGCAGTTGCCGCTCTCCTGGAGGGGTACCGGGGATGTCGGAACTGGCCAGGGGGACGAGAGGACCAGAGGTAAGTCTCCATGGCAGTCGGTGTGTGAGTGCGTGACTTCCCAAACCAtagtccatcttttccttctcgtATACCACCAGACCCAAAagacaattactttccccaagcagttatTAAACCTTATACACAGACGGGTGCTGGGAAAGGGCCcggaacatcatgaaggatcccaccaccctgctcatagactgtttgaACCACCCCCATCGGGGATGAGGCTATGTGGCATCaactccaggaccaccagacccaaaaagtttctttccccaagcagtaaggctaatcaacccctccacaccactaCTCTATCATTTCCTGCCTTCTGTACCGATACACCTGTGCCTAAAGTCACACGACCAATCAACGTTTACAAGATGTCTTGCGTAATTATATTATGTATTTTttatattgtgttctttatcttattgtatttttgtgctgcattggagccAATTATTTCGATCTCCTTTATACTGGTGCACTGGAAATGGTATTAAACAATCGTCAGTCTCCTACTcaaggggtccccaaccttttttcacCGCGGACCGCGgtttaatattggcaatattcttgtggaccggggggaggggggggtgcgggggtgctgttcaagttcaacagagagtgatggaatgaggaaaggtgcagttgactcatatcgtttatttgcggcctggtggttggggaccactgttctactctatcaggtctgtcttcttcccccttcctttccagccctgatgatgggtctcggcccaaaaggtaactgtttcagagatgctgcctgacctgctgagttcctgaaaTGTTATGTGGATGTTGCTGAaggtttcttgtgtttataattggatacagaattggcttgctggtagaaatcagcacaggtgcatcacagggctgtgtgctaaaCATTTAACgctgatgactgtgtggctaagcacagctccaacaccctattcaagtttgctgttgacaccactgttgtggggtgtatcagaggtggtgaatcagcatacaggagggagattgaaaatttggctgagtggtttaATAACAACCTCTCGCTCGATGTTAATAAGACGAAGGAACTGACTATAGACTTCAGGAaagagaaaccagaggtccgtgagccagtcaccattggaggatgagaggtggagagggtcagtaacttcaaattcctgtctgtcactatctcagaggacctgtccgggACCCAGTATGTAAAtataatcacaaagaaagcacaacgacgactctacttcctcaggagtctgcagagattaagcatgacatcaaaaacctcGACCCACTTTTACGGACATTGGGTAGAGAGTGTATCAGCTGGCTggattacagcctggtatgggagcaccaACGCCTTTGAATGGCAAATCCTACCAAAggcagtggatttggcccagtacgttactggtaaaaccctcccaaccattgagcacatctacgtgaaacgctATCAGGAAAGCAGCCATCCATCAGCAGAGATCCTCATCACACAGgccaagctcttttcttgctattgctgccatcaggaagaaggtacagcagcctcaggattcaagaacagttactctcCCTCGACCATCAGGCCGTCGAACGAAAGAGGACAACTACACTCATCTACTGAGATGTTCCAGCAATCAATAATCTCacgttaaggactctttatcttgttatttcatgttctcgttatttattgctgtttatttgcGCAGTTGTTTTCAGatcttactttgatcctgttagagttactattgtttagatttgctgagtatgcctgcaagaaaatgaatctcggagttctatgtggtgacgtgtatgtactctgacaattaaatttgctttgaaatcAGGAGGGTGATGTTGGGTTTAGGACTGGAAGCCGGTGACTAGTCTTGTAACTTCCCACCATCTTTCCCTTTCACTTTCTCAAGGTTCTGCGTGTTAGATGTCGAGGGAGTCCAGGGATAGTTGTCTAATTGGATACAGAATTAgttttaatttataataaatcttatgtacaacaggatagtcaacatagcatagaaatacagttgtgtcagtatgaattaatgagtctgatggcctggtggaagaagctgtcccagagcctgttggtcctggcttttatgctgtgataccgtttcccagatggtagcagctggaatagattgtgattttggtgacttgggtccccagtgatcctttgggccctttttacacacctgtctttgtaaaatgACTTGAATAGTGgggagttcacatctacagatgcgctgggctgtccacaccactctctgcagagtcctgaagTACAGTCCCCATaccgggcagtgatgcagccagtcaggatgctctcaattgtgcccctgtagaaagtacttggaatctgggggcccataccaaacttcctcaactgtctaaGGTGAAAgtagcgctgttgtgcctttttcaccacacggctggtgtgtacagaccacgtgaggtcctcggtgatgtggatgctgaggaacttaaagctgttcaccctctcaaccccagatacagtgatgtcaataggggttagcccgtctccattcctcctgttatccacaaccagctcctttgttttcttgacacaaaGCCTCctttgtaggctgcctcattattatttgagattatgcCAATCAGTGTattgttgtcagcaaatttgattaacagattggagctgtgggtggcgacaccgTCACGTGTATACAGAGAATAAAAGAGAGgccttagtacacagccctgaggagctcctgttttgagagtcagaggggtggaggtgagggagcccactcttaccacctgccagtgatctgacaggaagaccAGGATCCAGACGcacaaggccgaggtctctgagcttcttgtcgagcctggagggaattatggtgttgaatgctgaactgtagtccaagaacagcattctcacaaaagcaTCCCTCTtccccagatgtgtaaggacggtgtgtagagctgtcgctattgcgtcatctgtcgatcggttgtgtcggtaggtgaattgtcaGGGGGTCCAgtctgggtggtagcaagctgcagatgtaatccttgaccagcctcccaaagcatttgcttattattaagCCACAGGACGCctgtcattcagacatgttaccttggtcttttctgGTCAGGGACCATGGTTGATGCTTTgcagcaggagggcactctaccctgggagagggagagattaaaaatgtctgtaaacacacctgccagttgtgctgtgcacatcccgagtactcaccctgggatgccgtccggtcccgcggccttgcgactgtccacctgttgtaaacatctgcgtacctcagtcTCAGTTTACCAAGCTGCTGGCCGTGTCATCTGCAGGTGTCCTCAGGCTGGGGCTGGGAATCAGAAAGTAATGCTGCTGGTGGGCACCCatgttcccattctgacgtgtctctTCATGGCATCCGCTACTGCCCTGATGAAGAcacactccggttggaggaacaacagctcatTCTATCtgtgtggcctccaacctgatggcatgaaaattgatttctctagtatattcctctttatctcttttTTTAATCCCCATTTTGGTTCccttctcactccccctctcctgccCATCTCCTCTGCCTTCAGCCCGTCCGCCAATCCGGTACTAGCTTCTTGATTCATCGCCGCCCCCGTCCCGCGCCagcccaccttccccctcgccgATCACTGCCCCCGTCCCGCACCagcccaccttccccctcgccgACCCCCCGTCCCATACcagcccaccttccccctcactgatCACTGCCCCCTGTCCCACGCcagcccaccttccccctcaccgatCACCGCCCCCCGTCCCACGCCagcccaccttccccctcgccgACCCCCGTCCCATACcagcccaccttccccctcaccgatCACTGCCCCCTGTCCCACGCCagcccaccttccccctcgccgATCACCACCCCCCTGTCCCACGCCagcccaccttccccctcgctGATCACCACCCCCCTGTCCCACGCCagcccaccttccccctcgccgACCCCCGTCCCATACCAGCCCACCTTCCCCCCCACCGATCACCGCCCCGCTGTCCCACGCCagcccaccttccccctcgccgACCCCCGTCCCATaccaacccaccttccccctcaccgatCACTGCCCCCGTCCCGCACCagcccaccttccccctcgccgACCCCCCGTCCCATACCagcccaccttccccctcgccgATCACTGCCCCCGTCCCGCACCagcccaccttccccctcgccgACCCCCCGTCCCATACcagcccaccttccccctcaccgatCACTGTCCCCTGTCCCACGCCAGCCCACCTTCCCCCTTGCCGATCACCGCCCCCCTGTCCCACGCCagcccaccttccccctcgccgACCCCCGTCCCATACcagcccaccttccccctcaccgatCACTGCCCCCTGTCCCACGCCagcccaccttccccctcgccgACCCCCGTCCCATACcagcccaccttccccctcaccgatctctgccccctgtcccacgccagcccaccttccccctcgccgATCACCGCCCCCCTGTCCCACGCCAGCCCACCTTCCCCTTCGCCGACCCCCGTCCCATACcagcccaccttccccctcaccgatCACTGCCCCCTGTCCCACGCCagcccaccttccccctcgccgACCCCCGTCCCATACCAGCCCACCTTCCCCCCCACCGATCACCACCCCGCTGTCCCACGCCAGCCCACCTTCCCCTTCGCCGACCCCCGTCCCATACcagcccaccttccccctcaccgatCACTGCCCCCTGTCCCACGCCagcccaccttccccctcgccgACCCCCGTCCCATACcagcccaccttccccctcaccgatCACTGCCCCCTGTCCCACACCAGCCCACCTTCCCCCTGTAggtttgctctttcattgattctagtatGTTTCTTGGATTACTGTGTATGTCCAGAGGAAAgcgaatctcagggatgtatacaaACATATACGTTATGAATTAGCTGTGAACTTTGATAAGAGTGAGGTGTCACATTTTGCAAAGTCAGTTGAGGCAGGACATGCGCAGTGAACGGTCGGGTCTCAGGCCGTGTTGCCGACCGGAGGGATCTGGGAGTGCAAATACCTGGTCcctgaagattgtttaatgttaattCCAGTAcaagagtaaaggagaatgaaataattgctactcTGGAACCCATGCAGCCAAGGAACACAATaagttaaagaacacaataatattttttaaaaaacagtaaatataaatacataagatggctTATGTATTggttgtgtgtccataaagtgacccTAGGCatagtacataaggtgactgacaggaaacgataaagtaatggtggttgggggtgtggaggtgttgatcagccttgctgcttggggaaggtaactgtttttgagtctggtggtcctggcgtggatgctgcgtagcctcctcctcgatgggagtgggacaaacagtccatgagcagggtgggtgggatcctacatgatattactggccctttACCGGCACCTTTCTGTTCATGTGTCAGACATTGACTATAGAAGTTGGTATGTTATGTTGTAGTCCGATAAATGTTGGTGAAGCCATATATGGAACATTCTGTTTTGGTCGTCTCACTATGAGAAAGATGCCATTTAGTTGGAAAGACTGCACAAGTAATTTCCAAAGACACTGCTAGGATACGGGGGGTCTGAGTTATGGAGACATGTTGGGACTTCTTTCATTGTATCATGGTAAATTGAGGGATAATCTTGTATCAAATGGTGAGGGGCATACAGAGGGTCAGTGTGCACAGTCTGCTTCTCAGGGCTGGCAGATCAAGAACTTGAGAGcacgggtttaaggtgagaggaacgATTTGATGGGAGTCTGAGGGGTAACATTTTTACCCAGAGCACAGCTGGTATGTGGACCGGGTTGCCAGAGCAGGCTGGGCAGGTGCATTAGCATTTAAAATAATACACTTggacagacagctgtgcaggccaagtcgtTGAGCGCATcggaagcagaggttgattggatcgtggttagtcaggacatcaaaggttacggggagaaggcaggagaatggggttattATGAAACGAATAACTGAACTGGGTGAGGTTACCTCTTTGAAGGTTGGATGGACTGGGTTTGAGTGTAGAAAAGTGAGCAGTGCTTTACTGACATGACGGACGAGGAGGGAGTATTGCCTCTTGTCCAAAAATCTAGAACTGGGATGGCCATTTAAAATGAAGGGACCTCTGAGGAGAAACCCCTTCAGATAAGTGTGAATGCAGTCTTTGAATGCAGAGAACATGGCTTCAATCCCGGTGAAGCAAGGCAGAGATATTGGACCATGTGCCattggaatagaattaggccattgagcccactgtgtctgctgcaccattctcctgcctttgtttcaagaatctttgacaccctaattaatccaatacctatcaacctccatcttaaatacacccaatgacctggcctccgcaaccatccgtggcagtgaattccacggatacaccacccgctggctaaataaagtcctccctatctctgttccAGAAgaacgcccttctattctgaggctgtacctttTGATCTTAGACACACCCACTATAgcaaacgtcctctccacatccactctgtcttggcctttgaatattcaattggtgtctctttcaatatttttatcagTTTCTGCCTAGAAGAATACAGAATACATGAAGATATATTAtaagtcaaaagaaaaaaataaaatattaccaaatacattgtattaaaaacagttacaatcacaaaaccctgaaatcataaaaattaaattaaatggtaatattgaaatattattttgttatacagaaaaaaatctaaacccattACGAAGGTCAGAGCTGTtaggaaaagcaagaaaaaaggggaggaaacccttatcatataataaaatatattattaaCCACCATCTATACCTTtacaacaaatcaaaggttttgaaaataactcaaaaatggtccccacaatgtataaaagtcttggctagattcaaaaTAGATTTAAGCTTGACATAACATCACGTAAACATTGAGCATGAGTAgacggaacagcatccttccatttaagcaagagcgccctcctagctacaagagagataaaagccaaaatatgcagatcaggtgtctccaaaataaagtcttttcctccaacaataccaaataatgcgctcaaagggttaggcttaaaatttaccttgaaaagTACCAAGAAAGGTATACTTCCTCCCAGTATCTTTCAAGGatcagacatgtccaaaacatgtgaattaatgaagcttctccattattacatctatcacacaaAGGAGATATATCCGAGAtagcttatagaaacatagaaacatagaaacatagaaacatatctTTAGATGTGTGAACCCT contains the following coding sequences:
- the gpank1 gene encoding G patch domain and ankyrin repeat-containing protein 1, encoding MSHGRLIHFTRAADKGQEEGDERRSPRPGHQRGLDGEQAKSFYEGLLASSGQAASRPRPRPNPVRQRSDVRRRARGFAEHASYSEGSGGQAEGAQRRGHLLLKAAQHGDLRTLRRLLEKGACDINFRDGFYWTATMCAAHSGQSEAVGYLLDNGAAWIGVCDAAGRDALDLARQAGHAAVAALLEGYRGCRNWPGGREDQRARPPQKKFCQACRLEYQEDTVEQHESSTLHLLSTSDKLPATHYFIPESNVGFQMLLKGGWDQETGLGPDGKGRKFPVRTVLKRDQKGLGFQTDLRPKVTHFDARDPEAVQLPRSAVGRAPRAATVSRREERRREARQKAWERDLRMHMNF